A DNA window from Setaria viridis chromosome 2, Setaria_viridis_v4.0, whole genome shotgun sequence contains the following coding sequences:
- the LOC117842792 gene encoding pentatricopeptide repeat-containing protein At1g31790 produces the protein MARCSHAKPFCATATPRLSRRRRRHLSANATSPAISTSKPRFPALNKPAKPPPPPLLSRPKLPVPNPTTTGTADDKDCTKKPPPESAAAPPYSSGAGDVLRLMDALGLPPDEDVYISLLRDCASAAEVAAVHAHLARRCACAPAGGGLPLPLANRVLLSYAACGDIGAARRVFDEMPARNSMAWATMVSAYSDARFHHDAMRLFAFMCHEARDLTSDGFAHATVAVLRSCTRAGELHLGEQVQALVVKEGRVCGAIGSALVQLYCESGSLHRRARQVLAMMMERHCHETVPEAAWTSLITACHRDGLLDEATDVFRDMASAGVPRSSFSLSSILAVFAESENQQHQGCCGEQVHADTIKRGVDTNQFVGSGLVHMYAKQGRLADAARAFEAIGGRPDAVCWNAMAMAYARGGRYKQAARVMYQMKAAGMNPSEEMTDAVRLACFR, from the coding sequence ATGGCGCGCTGCTCCCACGCGAAGCCGTTCTGCGCCACCGCGACTCCCCGCctctcacgccgccgccgccggcatctcTCCGCGAACGCCACTTCCCCGGCCATTTCCACCAGCAAGCCACGGTTCCCGGCCCTAAACAAACCGGccaaaccgccgccgccgcctctcctctcGCGCCCGAAGCTCCCCGTCCccaaccccaccaccaccggcaccgccgACGACAAGGACTGCACCAAGAAGCCACCGCCGGAATCCGCTGCCGCGCCTCCGTACTCGTCGGGCGCCGGCGACGTTCTCCGCCTGATGGACGCGCTCGGCCTCCCGCCCGACGAGGACGTCTACATCTCCCTCCTCAGGGACTGCGCCAGCGCCGCGGAGGTCGCCGCGGTGCACGCGCACCTCGCGCgccgctgcgcctgcgcccCCGCCGGCGGTGGCCTCCCGCTGCCGCTCGCCAACCGGGTGCTGCTCTCCTACGCCGCGTGCGGGGACATCGGGGCCGCCCGCcgggtgttcgacgaaatgccggCCAGGAACAGCATGGCGTGGGCGACCATGGTCTCGGCTTACTCGGACGCGCGCTTCCACCACGACGCGATGCGCCTGTTCGCGTTCATGTGCCACGAAGCCCGGGACCTCACCAGTGACGGCTTTGCCCACGCCACTGTGGCCGTGCTGCGGTCGTGCACCCGCGCGGGCGAGCTGCATCTCGGCGAGCAGGTGCAGGCGCTTGTCGTCAAGGAAGGCAGGGTCTGTGGCGCCATCGGCAGCGCACTGGTGCAGCTCTACTGTGAGAGCGGCAGCCTTCACAGAAGAGCACGGCAAGTGCTCGCGATGATGATGGAGCGCCACTGCCATGAAACCGTTCCCGAAGCAGCCTGGACGAGCCTGATCACGGCCTGCCACCGGGACGGCCTGCTGGACGAGGCCACCGACGTCTTCAGGGACATGGCGTCCGCCGGCGTTCCCAGGAGCAGCTTCTCGCTGTCGAGCATCCTCGCCGTGTTTGCCGAGTCAGAGAACCAGCAGCACCAAGGGTGCTGCGGGGAGCAGGTGCACGCCGACACCATCAAGCGCGGGGTGGACACGAACCAGTTCGTCGGCTCTGGGTTGGTGCACATGTACGCGAAGCAAGGGCGGCTGGCGGACGCCGCCAGGGCGTTCGAGGCGATCGGTGGCAGGCCCGACGCGGTGTGCTGGaacgccatggccatggcgtaTGCTCGCGGCGGACGGTACAAGCAGGCCGCGCGAGTCATGTACCAGATGAAAGCTGCCGGGATGAACCCTTCTGAGGAGATGACGGATGCGGTTAGGTTGGCCTGTTTCAGATGA
- the LOC117844061 gene encoding uncharacterized protein produces the protein MASLQALFCAATLLLLVIPHACTAAAAAASTTVQEQCDSYAAGDRSSYDYCVYKLGRDSGSATADARGLAAIAARAARATAKATGERIAGLRANETVPARRSCLAACAAEYAAAVRRLGRAARAAARREGGDLRRAQALLEEVTGTTARCDGAFAAAGLESPLDGAARGLDDEVELAIALLPSPPSPSPPLPTRA, from the coding sequence ATGGCCTCCCTCCAAGCTCTCTTCTGCGCCGCCACGCTCCTCCTGCTCGTCATCCCGCACGCgtgcacggccgccgccgccgccgcctccaccacggTGCAGGAGCAGTGCGACAGctacgccgccggcgaccggaGCAGCTACGACTACTGCGTCTACAAGCTGGGGCGCGACAgcggcagcgccaccgccgacgcGCGGGGCCTCGCCGCCATCGCGGCGCGGGCCGCCAGGGCGACGGCCAAGGCCACGGGGGAGAGGATCGCCGGGCTGCGGGCCAACGAGACGGTCCCGGCGCGGCGGAGCTGCCTGGCGGCGTGCGCCGCCGAGTACGCCGCCGCTGTGCGCCGGCTCGGGCGCGCCGCGAgggccgccgcgcggcgcgagGGCGGGGACCTGCGGCGGGCGCAGGCGCTGCTCGAGGAGGTGACGGGCACCACCGCGCGCTGCGACGGCGCGTTTGCGGCCGCCGGGCTGGAGTCGCCGCTGGACGGCGCGGCCCGCGGGCTCGACGACGAGGTCGAGCTGGCCATCGCCCTCTTGccctcgccgccatcgccgtcgccaccgctgCCGACTAGAGCGTGA